The segment AGATTGAGAAGGAGCTCCGCAAACGCCGCCGTGGTGTGCCTGCCCGTCTGGAGGTCCAGAAAGGCATCCATCCCTATGCACTGGAGCAGCTTCAGGCTGAATTCGAGCTGGAGGACTTCCTCTTCGAAATTGAAGGTCCGCTTGATCTCGGGTTCCTGCGCAGCTTCACCAGCAGTCTGAAGGGCTTCAGCTATCTGCTCAATCCGCCTGTCGAGCCGATGTATCCGGCAGAATTCGATGAGAATGAGGATTTCTTCGAGGTGCTGAGCAGCCGTGATGTGCTGGTCTATCATCCGTACGAATCCTTCGATGCGATGACGGATTTCATTATCCAGGCCTCCGAGGATGAGCAAGTGATGGCGATCAAAATGACGCTGTACCGGGTCAGCGGCAATTCTCCGCTGATCACTGCCCTCGCCAACGCGGCCGAGTCCGGCAAGCAGGTTACGGTAGTCGTGGAGCTGAAGGCCCGCTTCGATGAGGAACGCAACATCGCCTGGGCGCGTAAGCTGGAGCAGTCCGGCTGCCACGTGGTCTACGGTCTCGTCGGCCTCAAGACCCATGCCAAGGTGACGCTGATCGTCCGCCAGGAAGGCTCAGAGCTGCGCCGTTATGTTCATGTGGGAACAGGCAACTATAATGACAGCACGGCCAAGGCCTATACCGACCTTAGCCTGTTCACCGCCAATCATGAGATTGGCCTGGATGCGTCAGAGCTGTTCAATCAGATGACAGGCTACTCTGCCAATTACAACTGGAACTCCTTCATCGTAGCACCGACCAATATGAGTCTGTCGCTCCAGAAGCTGATTCTGCGTGAGGCGGAGCATGCCGCCGCAGGCCGTCCTGCCCGGATTATCGCCAAGATGAACTCTCTGTCGAACCAGGAGGTTATTGATTATCTGTACAGCGCGGCCCAGGCGGGAGTGTCTATCGACCTGATCGTCCGGGGAGTCTGCTGTCTGCGTCCGGGAATTGAAGGCCTCAGTGAGCGCATTACGGTCCGCAGCATTGTGGACCGCTTCCTGGAGCATTCACGCATCTATTACTTCGAGAACGGCGGCGATCCCGAGGTCTACCTGTCCAGTGCCGACTGGATGACACGTAACCTGACCCGGCGGATCGAGCTGATGTGTCCGGTGAAGGATAGCAGTATCCGCGATCAGATTGTCAAGATTCTGGAGCTGTCGCTGATGGACAATGTCAAATCCAGCTTCCTTCAGCCCAACGGATATTATGAACGGATCGACGACAAAAAGGCCCCGCTCCGGAGCCAGTTCGCCGCTATGGATGTTACCCGCTGGAAGGGAAGCCGAGCTTTACCTTCACCGACCAAGCATTCCTGAAGGCTTTGAGTGCATTCTCAATGTCCTCCAGGCCGATCAGCACTTGTCCGCCCTGAAGCTCCAGATCCAGCGTATGATTATGCAGACGGGACTTCAGCCCGCTGACAATGCCGATCTCGGTGCTGTCCAGCGCAATGCTTAACTGCACTAATGTACCCAGCTTATGAATCCATTCCTCGTCGGAAGGCAGCAAAATGTCCTTATGCATCAGGGACAGCTTCTGCTTCCGGCTTTTTGTGCTGTAGGAAGCGATATACGCGCTAAGAATCAGCTGGCGGTGCGTCAGTCCCCGGATGGGTGAATTCATCAGCCAGTAGTGGGTGTGCCGCTTGGATTGATAATAGTTAATGTTAGAGCCTGTCCGGTGCAGCATAATCGCCACATAGACCAGCATCTCCTGCTCCTCCCGGTTCCCTTCCCGCTCAAAGGCCCCCAGCAGACTCAGCGCCAGCTTGTTGATATGGTCGAGATGCCGCTTGGAGGTACGGATATCGAAGCGGATAATGGTATCCAGACTGTACTCCAGCGCGCTGTCACGCACCGGCTGCTCCGGCTCCAGCAGATCATGCAGCATGCCCTCACGCAGGCCTTCGCCGCTGATCAGCGCCCGGCTGGCACCAATGTAATGATAGACGGTATGGAAAATAATCAGCCCGGACACGATGATATCCGCCCGGCTTTTGGACAGCCCGTCCAGGTCCTTGCGCTTCTCAAACGAAGTAGCAGGCAGAACCTCCATGAACCGTTCGATCGTCTCGTGCTCCAGCGCGTAACCATGGGAATTAGGCAGCGAATAATCGCGGTTCCTCTGATCGAGCTTAGCCAGTGAGCGAAGCGTTCCTCCCAGCCCGTATAGCGGAAGTCCTGTGCCCGTCGATAGCCAGTCATGCTCCACCAGCCTGCCGGTTACGTATAATTGCAGCTTGCGGATCTGATCCGCATTCCAGTTGCCGCCCTGGCTGAACATCTGATTGGTGTTGACCGCACCGAAAGGGAAAGAAATACTCTGCTGATAACGCCGTCCGCGGAATAAGGTAACCTCGGTACTGCCCCCGCCGATATCAATCACGAAGCCATCCTGGACGTCAAAAGCATTAATCACCCCAAGGAAGCCGAAATACGCCTCCTGATATCCGCTGACCACCTCAATCCGAATCGACGAGGCCTCTGACAGATAGCTGATGATCTCCGCTGAGTTCGCTGCATTCCGGATGGCGGCGGTGGCGCCTGCGCGGATTCTCTCTACTTCAAAATCATCACAAATCTCCTTGAACTGCTGAAGAACAGGTATGATCGTATCCATATCCTTCTTCTCCAGCCTGCCCTCCTTCGTAATCTTCTCGCTCAAACGGGCAGAGTACTTACATTCCTTGATGATTTTGTAGCCGCCTGCCTGCGTCGTGTCATAAATTACAAGCCGTATAGAGTTGGAACCAATATCAATAATGCCGATCCGGCAAAGATCATCTCTCATCTGTATGTACTCCTTTTCAAGTAGATTGATCATTTGTATACTATATCACCCATTGTGCACTCCGCCAAAATAAAATAACCCCATATGGTGGGGTTATTTAACCAGCCTTCTATAATACCTTGCTGAGAAAATCGCGTGTGCGGGCATGCTTGGGATGACCGAACACCTCTGCCGGTGTCCCCTGCTCCACAATCACTCCGCCGTCCATGAACAGGATCCGGTCCCCCACTTCACGGGCAAAGCCCATCTCGTGCGTTACAATCACCATCGTCATACCGCCCACGGCCAGCTGCTTCATAACCTCCAGCACTTCACCGACCATCTCCGGGTCCAGCGCCGAGGTCGGCTCGTCGAACAGCATGACATGCGGCTGCATGGCCAGCGCCCGGGCGATTGCGATCCGCTGCTTCTGTCCGCCGGAGAGCTGGGCCGGATAAGCATCGCGCTTGTCTTCAAGGCCTACCGTTCGCAGCAGCTCCATCGCGTACTTCTCCGCCTCGGCAGCCTGCTGCTTCTTCACCTTGAGCGGGGCGAGCATAATGTTCTGCAGCACGGATTTGTGCGGGAACAGGTTGAATTGCTGGAACACCATCCCCATTTTCTCACGGGTCATGTTGATGTCATGGCGCTTCGCGGTAATGGATTCACCCTCGAAGCTGATCTCCCCGCCTGTGGGCTGCTCCAGCAGGTTCAGGCAGCGCAGAAAGGTGCTTTTACCCGATCCGCTGGGACCGATGACAACAACGACCTCTCCCTTGTGAATATTCAGATCAATGCCCTTCAGGATCTCCAGCTTCCCAAAGCTCTTCCGCAGGTTCTTAACCTCGATCATCCGTGTTCAGCCTCCGTTCCAATATACCCAGCAGCTTGGATAGTGTGAATGTTAGTACGAAATACATGACCGCAATCACAAGCAGCGGACTAAGTCCTTCATAAGTAATGGTGGTTATTGTTCTGGC is part of the Paenibacillus sp. FSL M7-0420 genome and harbors:
- the ppk1 gene encoding polyphosphate kinase 1, producing the protein MNVNTDEKKINNISPATAYLNRDLSWIEFNRRVLGEAQDPENPLIERAKFLAIVSSNLDEFISVRVAGIQDQIRAGYTKKDFTGYTPSGLYKRLSKRVTKIVADQYRTFKDISRSLHKEGIVFVDYEDLTPAQELSVEEYYRDIIFPVLTPMAVDQSRPFPLVHSQFIYLAVVLTRKDSQEDEPYFAILQIPSNLPRCIPLPHRSNSKKRQFVFIEDVIRHHIQTLFSGYDPVAVSEFRLTRNSDLTIDEEGAEDLLEEIEKELRKRRRGVPARLEVQKGIHPYALEQLQAEFELEDFLFEIEGPLDLGFLRSFTSSLKGFSYLLNPPVEPMYPAEFDENEDFFEVLSSRDVLVYHPYESFDAMTDFIIQASEDEQVMAIKMTLYRVSGNSPLITALANAAESGKQVTVVVELKARFDEERNIAWARKLEQSGCHVVYGLVGLKTHAKVTLIVRQEGSELRRYVHVGTGNYNDSTAKAYTDLSLFTANHEIGLDASELFNQMTGYSANYNWNSFIVAPTNMSLSLQKLILREAEHAAAGRPARIIAKMNSLSNQEVIDYLYSAAQAGVSIDLIVRGVCCLRPGIEGLSERITVRSIVDRFLEHSRIYYFENGGDPEVYLSSADWMTRNLTRRIELMCPVKDSSIRDQIVKILELSLMDNVKSSFLQPNGYYERIDDKKAPLRSQFAAMDVTRWKGSRALPSPTKHS
- a CDS encoding Ppx/GppA phosphatase family protein, yielding MRDDLCRIGIIDIGSNSIRLVIYDTTQAGGYKIIKECKYSARLSEKITKEGRLEKKDMDTIIPVLQQFKEICDDFEVERIRAGATAAIRNAANSAEIISYLSEASSIRIEVVSGYQEAYFGFLGVINAFDVQDGFVIDIGGGSTEVTLFRGRRYQQSISFPFGAVNTNQMFSQGGNWNADQIRKLQLYVTGRLVEHDWLSTGTGLPLYGLGGTLRSLAKLDQRNRDYSLPNSHGYALEHETIERFMEVLPATSFEKRKDLDGLSKSRADIIVSGLIIFHTVYHYIGASRALISGEGLREGMLHDLLEPEQPVRDSALEYSLDTIIRFDIRTSKRHLDHINKLALSLLGAFEREGNREEQEMLVYVAIMLHRTGSNINYYQSKRHTHYWLMNSPIRGLTHRQLILSAYIASYSTKSRKQKLSLMHKDILLPSDEEWIHKLGTLVQLSIALDSTEIGIVSGLKSRLHNHTLDLELQGGQVLIGLEDIENALKAFRNAWSVKVKLGFPSSG
- a CDS encoding amino acid ABC transporter ATP-binding protein, with the protein product MIEVKNLRKSFGKLEILKGIDLNIHKGEVVVVIGPSGSGKSTFLRCLNLLEQPTGGEISFEGESITAKRHDINMTREKMGMVFQQFNLFPHKSVLQNIMLAPLKVKKQQAAEAEKYAMELLRTVGLEDKRDAYPAQLSGGQKQRIAIARALAMQPHVMLFDEPTSALDPEMVGEVLEVMKQLAVGGMTMVIVTHEMGFAREVGDRILFMDGGVIVEQGTPAEVFGHPKHARTRDFLSKVL